One window of Hymenobacter sp. BRD128 genomic DNA carries:
- a CDS encoding DUF3320 domain-containing protein, which translates to MSPPDTLPATDATTLVARLDASRQELLDLGMRNPLLNFRLSKAQGVSIVREEAAPVFDVLVRQGKTMYFQAAPEAPKPARPALKEQPTTASDDLPALTDYLVENPPLPPTEAERLALLSDNKLQTAEPLAQLEKRLLNTYYTARTSLEETGVNILYLALGMLTWYEDASSPEPRQAPLVLVPVLLERGTAAERFRLRHTGAEVEGNLSLQAKLKASFGLALPLPELDEEGQLGDYYTEVAAAVAGFARWRVEIDSLALGFFSFGKFLLYRDLDPSTWPAGASLLDHPAIGALLGTDTGFQDAPPTVGEAAFLDTESPAAELHQVLDADSSQLLALLAVHEGRNLVIQGPPGTGKSQTIANLLAEAIGAGKKVLFVAEKMAALEVVKRRLDALGLGAACLELHSHKANKKALHDELKQILSLGRPATAASVEDQMAQLPRYRLALNDYALAVNAPLGRSRRTAQQLAGELLALREATGTVQLPRLPFTELANWTDADAAQAGALATRLQATLQKIGPPKSLLFWGSELTVLLPADQAALAPRLAEAVAAVKALQAAVTTLAHLLGLPAPTGRLAAEALLPAARHAQLAPPLAGAVVADAAWLHQAGRLTEALHAGAAHAALRQQHDAELLPEAWSQHLLAERAALLAYGDKWWSFIISDYRRARQRLQSLWRGPLPKDNAGLVAVIDAIHEAARHVQTVADAAPLGQQLFGPAWHGERSDWPALQKTQQYLTGTHQRIARGELPAALLAYLARAERPEAIAAPLASLENALNQQRAAVQAVADALQLNEARRFGPEGRLQFQPFDQQLTILSAWAADLPALRLATEWNNVAATARAEHLPELLVLAETWPEASQYLAAAVRQTWLEYLQRLAYEQYPALRQFERASHEEVAARFRAADRDSLYHNRIRAMRHHFEQLPNPQAGGQMLLLRNEFAKKTRHLPLRQLMEKAGRAVQAIKPIFMMSPLSVASYLPPGAVEFDLVVFDEASQVKPVDALGAIARGRQLVVVGDSKQLPPTSFFDSLTGTGEAADEENVTADIQSILELCKARQMPERMLRWHYRSLHQSLIAASNHLFYEDKLVIFPSPGGQGQLGLVYHHLPDTYYERGTTRTNPLEAAAVAEAVLHHARTTPRLTLGVVAFSTAQRQAIQDALESRRKQHPEAEAFFSGHPHEPFFIKNLENVQGDERDVILISLGYGRTEDGNLTMSFGPLNGEGGERRLNVLITRAKQRCEVFTNLTADDLDLSRTRAKGVAALRTFLQFAQHGRLSQSEEASREVATPFEDEVRRALTARGYTVRPQVGSQGFYIDLAVVDPGEPGRYALGIECDGAMYHSARSARDRDRLRQQVLEAVGWRLHRIWSTDWFRDPAAATERAVAAIEEARRQASLAQADEPEEAAAESASPVALAREEPPAPGASAAPPYQVAQLPPTIAQREVPQHPVGRLAAWVAEVVAVESPVHLDEVTRRLANAAGAAQVGARIRASVAEAARLAAKIGSIRVQGDFLWTPTMLPTAVPVRDRSALPAISRKLSLVAPEELAAAVRTVVRDSFALEREAVALPTARLLGFGRPSEEQKQLIGEAVEKLLLAKELVENNGVLTAS; encoded by the coding sequence ATGTCGCCTCCCGATACGCTGCCCGCCACCGATGCAACGACCCTGGTCGCCCGCCTCGACGCCTCCCGCCAGGAGCTGCTTGACCTGGGCATGCGCAATCCGCTGCTCAACTTTCGCCTATCTAAAGCGCAGGGCGTGAGCATTGTGCGGGAGGAGGCCGCGCCGGTGTTCGACGTGCTGGTGCGCCAGGGCAAAACCATGTATTTCCAGGCCGCGCCCGAAGCGCCGAAGCCGGCCAGACCTGCGCTCAAGGAGCAACCCACCACCGCCTCCGATGACCTGCCGGCCCTCACCGATTATCTGGTCGAAAACCCGCCCTTGCCGCCCACCGAAGCCGAGCGGCTAGCCCTGCTTTCCGATAACAAGCTGCAAACCGCCGAGCCGCTGGCCCAGCTCGAAAAGCGCCTGCTCAACACCTACTACACCGCCCGCACCAGCCTCGAAGAAACCGGCGTCAATATTCTCTACCTGGCCCTGGGCATGCTCACCTGGTACGAAGATGCCAGCAGCCCCGAGCCGCGCCAGGCGCCGCTGGTGCTGGTGCCCGTGCTGCTGGAGCGCGGCACCGCTGCCGAGCGCTTTCGGCTGCGCCACACCGGCGCCGAGGTCGAGGGCAATTTGTCGCTCCAGGCCAAGCTTAAGGCCAGCTTTGGGCTAGCCCTGCCGCTGCCCGAGCTCGATGAGGAAGGCCAGCTGGGTGACTACTATACCGAAGTAGCAGCGGCCGTGGCGGGCTTCGCGCGCTGGCGGGTCGAGATTGACAGCCTGGCGCTGGGCTTTTTTTCCTTCGGGAAATTCCTGCTTTATCGTGACCTTGACCCCAGCACCTGGCCGGCCGGGGCTAGCCTGCTCGACCACCCGGCCATCGGCGCGCTACTAGGCACCGATACGGGCTTTCAGGATGCCCCGCCCACGGTGGGCGAAGCAGCTTTCCTCGATACCGAAAGCCCGGCTGCCGAGCTGCACCAAGTGCTCGACGCCGACTCGTCGCAGCTGCTAGCCCTGCTGGCGGTGCACGAGGGGCGCAACCTCGTCATTCAGGGCCCACCCGGTACCGGCAAGTCGCAAACCATTGCGAATCTGCTCGCTGAGGCCATTGGGGCCGGTAAGAAAGTGCTCTTCGTGGCCGAAAAAATGGCGGCCCTCGAAGTCGTAAAGCGCCGCCTCGACGCGCTAGGCCTCGGCGCGGCTTGCCTAGAGCTGCACAGCCACAAAGCCAACAAAAAAGCCCTGCACGACGAGCTTAAGCAAATCCTCAGTCTGGGCCGCCCCGCCACCGCCGCCAGCGTAGAAGACCAGATGGCCCAGCTGCCGCGCTACCGACTGGCCCTCAATGACTATGCCCTGGCCGTAAACGCCCCGCTAGGTCGCAGCCGCCGCACCGCCCAGCAGCTAGCCGGCGAGCTGCTGGCCCTGCGCGAAGCCACCGGCACGGTGCAGCTGCCACGCCTTCCTTTTACTGAGCTAGCCAACTGGACCGATGCCGATGCCGCCCAGGCCGGGGCCCTGGCCACCCGCCTGCAAGCCACGCTGCAGAAAATCGGCCCGCCCAAAAGCCTGCTTTTCTGGGGCAGCGAGCTGACCGTGCTGCTGCCCGCCGACCAAGCCGCGCTAGCCCCGCGCCTGGCCGAAGCCGTGGCTGCCGTGAAGGCGTTGCAAGCCGCCGTCACAACCTTGGCGCACCTGCTCGGCCTGCCTGCGCCCACCGGCCGCCTTGCTGCCGAAGCGCTGCTTCCCGCCGCCCGCCACGCCCAGCTAGCCCCACCGCTGGCCGGCGCCGTCGTGGCCGATGCCGCCTGGCTGCACCAGGCCGGCCGCCTCACCGAGGCGCTGCACGCCGGTGCCGCCCACGCCGCCCTGCGCCAGCAGCACGACGCTGAGCTACTGCCCGAGGCCTGGAGCCAACACTTGCTGGCCGAGCGCGCCGCCCTGCTGGCCTACGGCGACAAGTGGTGGAGCTTCATCATCAGCGACTACCGCCGCGCCCGCCAGCGCCTGCAAAGCCTGTGGCGCGGCCCGCTGCCGAAGGATAATGCTGGTTTGGTGGCGGTTATCGATGCCATTCACGAAGCCGCCCGACACGTGCAGACGGTGGCCGACGCCGCGCCGCTCGGCCAGCAACTCTTTGGCCCTGCCTGGCATGGTGAGCGCTCCGACTGGCCGGCGTTGCAGAAGACACAGCAGTACCTCACGGGTACGCACCAGCGCATTGCGCGCGGCGAGCTGCCCGCCGCGCTGCTAGCCTACCTGGCCCGCGCCGAGCGGCCCGAAGCTATTGCCGCGCCCCTGGCTAGCCTCGAAAACGCGCTGAATCAGCAGCGCGCCGCCGTGCAGGCCGTGGCCGACGCCTTGCAGCTGAACGAGGCCCGGCGCTTTGGCCCCGAGGGGCGGTTGCAGTTTCAACCATTTGACCAGCAGCTAACTATACTCTCCGCCTGGGCCGCCGACCTGCCGGCCCTGCGCCTCGCTACCGAGTGGAACAACGTGGCCGCCACCGCCCGCGCCGAGCACCTGCCCGAGCTGCTGGTGCTGGCCGAAACCTGGCCCGAGGCTAGCCAGTACTTGGCCGCCGCCGTGCGCCAAACCTGGCTCGAATACTTGCAGCGGCTGGCCTACGAGCAGTACCCGGCCCTGCGGCAGTTTGAGCGGGCTAGCCACGAAGAAGTGGCCGCCCGCTTCCGGGCGGCCGACCGCGACTCGCTGTATCACAACCGGATACGGGCCATGCGGCACCACTTTGAGCAGCTGCCCAACCCGCAGGCGGGCGGACAGATGCTGCTCTTGCGCAACGAGTTTGCCAAGAAAACCCGCCACTTGCCCTTGCGCCAGCTTATGGAAAAAGCCGGCCGGGCGGTGCAGGCCATCAAGCCCATTTTTATGATGTCGCCGCTATCGGTGGCCAGCTACCTGCCGCCCGGCGCGGTCGAATTTGACCTGGTGGTGTTTGACGAGGCTAGCCAGGTGAAGCCCGTGGATGCGCTGGGCGCCATTGCGCGGGGCCGCCAGTTGGTGGTAGTGGGCGACTCGAAGCAGCTGCCGCCCACGAGCTTTTTCGACTCGCTCACCGGCACCGGCGAAGCGGCCGACGAAGAAAACGTGACCGCCGACATCCAGAGCATTCTGGAGCTGTGCAAAGCCCGCCAGATGCCCGAGCGGATGCTGCGTTGGCACTATCGCTCGCTGCACCAGTCGCTTATCGCGGCGTCCAATCATCTTTTCTACGAGGATAAGCTGGTGATTTTTCCCAGTCCCGGCGGGCAGGGGCAGCTCGGGTTGGTGTACCATCACCTGCCCGACACCTACTACGAACGCGGCACCACACGCACTAATCCGCTGGAGGCTGCGGCCGTGGCCGAGGCCGTGCTACACCACGCGCGCACTACGCCTCGGCTTACGCTAGGCGTAGTGGCGTTTAGCACGGCGCAGCGCCAGGCCATTCAGGATGCGCTGGAAAGCCGGCGTAAGCAGCACCCTGAAGCCGAGGCATTTTTCAGCGGCCACCCGCACGAGCCGTTTTTTATCAAGAACCTGGAAAACGTGCAGGGCGACGAGCGCGACGTTATCCTCATCAGCCTCGGCTACGGGCGCACCGAGGACGGTAACCTCACCATGAGCTTCGGCCCGCTGAATGGTGAGGGCGGCGAGCGCCGCCTCAACGTACTGATAACCCGCGCTAAGCAGCGCTGCGAGGTCTTTACCAACCTCACCGCCGACGACCTCGACCTGAGCCGCACCCGCGCCAAGGGCGTGGCGGCGCTGCGCACCTTTCTGCAGTTTGCCCAGCACGGCCGCCTCAGCCAAAGCGAGGAGGCTAGCCGCGAGGTCGCCACGCCGTTTGAGGACGAGGTGCGGCGGGCGCTCACGGCGCGGGGCTACACCGTGCGGCCGCAGGTGGGCAGCCAGGGCTTTTACATTGATTTGGCGGTAGTTGACCCTGGCGAGCCGGGCCGCTACGCGCTGGGTATCGAGTGCGACGGGGCCATGTACCACAGCGCCCGCTCGGCCCGCGACCGCGACCGCCTGCGCCAGCAGGTGCTCGAAGCCGTGGGCTGGCGCCTGCACCGCATCTGGAGCACCGACTGGTTTCGCGACCCGGCGGCCGCCACCGAGCGCGCCGTGGCCGCTATCGAAGAAGCCCGCCGCCAGGCTAGCCTCGCCCAGGCTGATGAGCCGGAAGAGGCTGCTGCTGAAAGCGCTAGCCCCGTCGCGCTGGCCCGCGAGGAGCCGCCCGCGCCCGGCGCCTCGGCCGCGCCGCCCTACCAGGTGGCGCAGCTGCCGCCCACCATTGCGCAGCGCGAAGTGCCCCAGCACCCGGTGGGCCGCCTGGCCGCCTGGGTGGCCGAGGTGGTGGCCGTGGAAAGCCCCGTGCACCTCGACGAGGTAACGCGGCGCCTCGCCAATGCCGCCGGCGCCGCGCAGGTGGGCGCGCGCATCCGGGCCAGCGTGGCCGAGGCCGCCCGGCTAGCCGCCAAAATCGGCAGTATTCGGGTGCAGGGCGACTTTTTGTGGACGCCCACTATGCTGCCTACCGCCGTGCCCGTGCGCGACCGCAGCGCCCTACCGGCTATCTCGCGCAAGCTTAGTCTGGTGGCGCCCGAAGAGCTAGCCGCCGCCGTGCGCACCGTAGTGCGCGACAGCTTTGCCCTGGAGCGCGAGGCGGTAGCGCTACCCACCGCGCGGCTGTTGGGTTTCGGCAGGCCTAGCGAGGAACAGAAGCAGCTGATTGGCGAAGCGGTGGAAAAGCTTTTGCTGGCGAAGGAATTAGTGGAAAATAACGGTGTGCTGACTGCTAGTTAA
- a CDS encoding S8 family serine peptidase, protein MKTYFAGLKLPAPTVKVVSVNGGRNQPTTANSADGEVLLDIEVAAAVAPKARIVVYFAPNTSQGFLNAITAAVHDTTNKPSIISISWGGPESTWTAQSMDQFDQTFQAAALLGVTVCCAAGDNGSADGVADGQPHADFPASSPHALACGGTKLTANAQTISDEVVWNEGPDSATGGGLSAHFPVPDYQRALTLPTATPPGRGLPDVAGDADPATGYQVRVDGQNMVIGGTSAVAPLWAGLLALLNQKLPKPVGFLNPLLYGSLAGKNVCRDITSGTNGAFAAAPGWDACTGWGSPQGASLLAALQSASPSVA, encoded by the coding sequence TTGAAAACCTACTTCGCTGGCCTCAAGCTGCCCGCGCCCACCGTGAAAGTGGTGAGCGTGAACGGCGGCCGCAACCAGCCCACCACCGCCAACAGCGCTGACGGCGAGGTGCTGCTCGATATTGAAGTGGCCGCCGCCGTGGCGCCCAAGGCGCGCATCGTAGTGTATTTCGCGCCCAATACCTCGCAGGGATTTCTCAACGCCATTACGGCAGCGGTGCACGACACCACCAACAAGCCTTCCATTATTTCCATTAGCTGGGGCGGGCCCGAATCAACCTGGACCGCCCAATCAATGGACCAGTTCGACCAAACCTTTCAGGCCGCTGCCCTACTGGGCGTCACGGTGTGCTGCGCGGCCGGCGACAACGGCTCGGCCGATGGCGTGGCCGACGGCCAGCCGCACGCCGACTTTCCGGCCAGCAGCCCGCACGCCCTGGCCTGCGGCGGCACCAAGCTCACGGCTAATGCACAGACCATCAGCGACGAAGTGGTGTGGAATGAAGGCCCCGACAGCGCCACCGGCGGCGGCCTGAGCGCCCATTTTCCGGTGCCCGACTACCAGCGCGCCCTCACGCTGCCCACTGCCACCCCGCCCGGCCGGGGCCTGCCCGACGTGGCCGGCGACGCCGACCCCGCCACCGGCTACCAAGTGCGGGTAGATGGCCAGAATATGGTAATCGGCGGCACCAGCGCCGTGGCGCCGCTGTGGGCCGGCCTGCTGGCCCTGCTCAACCAGAAGCTGCCCAAGCCAGTGGGCTTTCTGAACCCCTTACTCTACGGCTCGCTGGCCGGCAAAAACGTATGCCGCGACATCACCAGCGGCACTAATGGTGCCTTCGCGGCCGCGCCCGGCTGGGATGCCTGCACCGGCTGGGGCAGCCCGCAGGGGGCTAGCCTGCTGGCGGCGCTGCAAAGCGCTTCGCCGTCCGTCGCTTAA
- a CDS encoding protease pro-enzyme activation domain-containing protein — MSPTQARVAVPGSERVPLPEAQPLHPLPPTERLEVTVRVRPKMPLTNLQATGALADVLPQQRAYLTREELAAQCGADPHDIQQVTDFARAHGLVVMHTDPGCREVQLAGTAAEFEAAFGTQLHQYTYPEGTYRGRTGPVTVPAALSDIVQGVFGLDNRPQAQPHFQVRPAPGLGAIVARAVAQAFTPPQLAQLYQFPTGLDGTGQTIAIIELGAGLSRRI, encoded by the coding sequence ATGTCCCCCACCCAAGCCCGAGTTGCCGTGCCCGGCAGCGAGCGCGTGCCCCTGCCCGAGGCGCAGCCTTTGCACCCGTTGCCCCCTACCGAACGACTGGAGGTAACCGTGCGCGTGCGCCCCAAAATGCCCCTGACCAACCTGCAAGCCACCGGCGCCCTGGCCGATGTGCTGCCGCAGCAGCGGGCCTACCTCACCCGCGAAGAGCTAGCCGCCCAGTGCGGCGCCGACCCGCACGATATCCAGCAGGTAACTGACTTTGCCCGCGCCCACGGCTTGGTGGTAATGCACACCGACCCGGGGTGCCGCGAGGTGCAGCTAGCCGGCACGGCCGCCGAATTTGAGGCAGCCTTTGGCACGCAGCTGCACCAGTACACGTATCCCGAAGGCACGTACCGGGGCCGCACTGGCCCCGTAACGGTGCCCGCCGCGCTGAGCGACATCGTGCAGGGCGTGTTTGGACTCGACAACCGGCCGCAGGCGCAGCCGCACTTTCAGGTGCGGCCCGCGCCGGGGCTGGGGGCCATTGTGGCGCGGGCGGTGGCCCAGGCCTTTACGCCGCCGCAGCTGGCGCAGCTGTATCAGTTTCCGACCGGCCTCGATGGCACGGGGCAAACCATTGCCATCATTGAGCTGGGGGCGGGTTTAAGCCGCAGGATTTGA
- a CDS encoding DMT family transporter, protein MPAPTLPDSSTAADVAIAPAASAAPEVAVASPAPPASAWGLLGVLSLIWGTSFILMKKGLVVFSALELGAARVSVAAMLLLPFALREIGRVERGRLKWLALSGTVGTLIPAFLFAYAETRLASGLAGVLNALTAVFALLVGALLFGQRLTGLRVLGIGLGLAGTVVLMLLGGSGDAASPTGEAGSAWYGGYIVVATVGYGLSVNVIKHRLHTLTPVAVTSLLLLLIGGPALAYLLLGTGFVHKLATVPGAWPAFGYIALLATMSTAVATVLFNMLIQRSTTLFASSSTYLIPIVALAWGALDGEAFNLWHAAGMVVILAGVFIIHRAR, encoded by the coding sequence ATGCCCGCTCCTACCCTGCCCGATTCCTCAACTGCCGCCGACGTAGCTATCGCGCCCGCCGCGTCGGCCGCGCCCGAAGTGGCGGTGGCTAGCCCCGCGCCGCCAGCCTCGGCCTGGGGGCTGCTCGGGGTGCTATCGCTTATCTGGGGCACGTCGTTTATTTTGATGAAAAAAGGGCTGGTGGTGTTTTCGGCCCTGGAGCTGGGCGCCGCGCGGGTGAGCGTGGCGGCCATGCTGCTGCTGCCGTTTGCGCTGCGCGAAATCGGGCGCGTCGAGCGCGGCCGGCTCAAGTGGCTGGCGCTCAGCGGTACGGTAGGCACGCTCATTCCGGCTTTTCTATTCGCCTATGCCGAAACGCGGCTGGCCTCGGGACTGGCGGGCGTGCTCAATGCCCTCACGGCGGTGTTTGCGCTGCTGGTGGGCGCGCTGCTGTTTGGGCAGCGCCTCACCGGGCTGCGGGTGCTGGGCATTGGGCTGGGCCTGGCGGGCACGGTGGTGCTGATGCTGCTGGGCGGCAGCGGCGACGCGGCTAGCCCAACCGGCGAGGCGGGCTCGGCCTGGTACGGCGGCTACATCGTGGTGGCTACCGTAGGCTACGGCCTCAGTGTGAACGTGATAAAGCACCGCCTGCACACTTTGACGCCGGTGGCCGTGACCTCGCTGCTGCTGCTCCTTATCGGCGGGCCGGCGCTGGCATATCTGCTGCTCGGCACTGGTTTCGTGCACAAACTGGCCACGGTACCGGGCGCCTGGCCGGCATTTGGCTACATTGCCCTGCTGGCCACCATGAGCACGGCCGTGGCTACGGTGCTGTTTAATATGCTCATCCAGCGCTCAACTACGCTCTTTGCCTCATCGAGCACCTACCTCATTCCGATTGTGGCGCTGGCCTGGGGCGCGCTCGATGGAGAGGCGTTTAACCTGTGGCACGCGGCGGGCATGGTCGTTATTCTGGCCGGAGTGTTCATCATTCACCGGGCGCGGTAA
- the rpiA gene encoding ribose-5-phosphate isomerase RpiA: protein MPASITPTLSPQELEKQQAAAAAVRWVRDGMVLGLGSGSTSAQFIIQLGAAVQNGLKVQGTATSLASEALARQVGIPLLEPRRGLRFDLTVDGADELDAHLRLVKGGGGALLREKTIETASDYLLVVADSSKLVPQLGRFPLPLEVVPFTLPWVLDALDGLGAHPVVRPALADPSQPYYTDQRNLIVDCHFGAIADPEALAARLQVIPGVVEHGIFLGLAKAAIVIQHGQPMVLKPGEAARPATEFAALP, encoded by the coding sequence ATGCCCGCTAGCATCACGCCCACTCTCTCGCCCCAGGAACTCGAAAAACAACAAGCTGCCGCCGCTGCCGTGCGCTGGGTGCGCGATGGCATGGTGCTGGGCCTGGGTAGCGGCAGCACCTCGGCCCAGTTTATCATTCAGCTCGGGGCAGCCGTCCAAAATGGCCTGAAAGTGCAGGGCACCGCTACTTCACTGGCGAGTGAGGCGCTAGCCCGGCAGGTGGGCATTCCGCTGCTGGAGCCGCGCCGGGGCCTGCGCTTCGACCTTACCGTGGACGGCGCCGACGAACTCGACGCTCACCTGCGCCTCGTTAAAGGCGGTGGCGGGGCGCTGCTACGCGAAAAAACCATCGAAACGGCGTCCGACTACCTGCTCGTGGTGGCCGATTCGTCCAAGCTGGTGCCGCAGCTCGGCCGCTTTCCGCTGCCGCTGGAGGTGGTGCCCTTTACGCTGCCCTGGGTGCTCGATGCGCTCGATGGCCTGGGTGCCCACCCGGTGGTGCGCCCCGCCCTGGCCGACCCTAGCCAGCCCTACTACACCGACCAGCGCAACCTGATAGTAGACTGCCACTTCGGAGCCATCGCTGACCCCGAGGCCCTGGCTGCGCGGCTGCAAGTCATCCCCGGCGTGGTCGAGCACGGTATCTTTCTGGGGCTAGCCAAGGCGGCTATCGTCATTCAGCACGGCCAGCCGATGGTACTTAAGCCCGGCGAGGCCGCCCGCCCAGCCACGGAGTTTGCAGCGCTGCCGTAG
- the pgl gene encoding 6-phosphogluconolactonase, with the protein MERSSFNLHVFATADAVLGALADYFVAQASQAVAARGRFVVALSGGSSPKKLYELLASPAYHEQVAWEKVYFFFGDERNVPQTSPDSNYLLAKKALFDPLAIRPAQVFAVDTSLAPAEAAAQYGVDVEEFFGEQEARFDLVLLGLGDNAHTASLFPNTPVLHDKTVAVKDVWLPVEQVFRITFTAPLINQARAVAFLVYGQGKAEAVHQILDLPRNVDQYPAQLIELEGKEVDWFLDAAAASQLKK; encoded by the coding sequence ATGGAAAGAAGTAGCTTCAATTTGCACGTTTTTGCCACCGCCGACGCGGTGCTCGGGGCCTTGGCCGACTACTTTGTGGCCCAGGCTAGCCAGGCCGTGGCGGCGCGCGGCCGCTTCGTAGTGGCGCTCTCGGGCGGCAGCTCGCCCAAGAAATTGTACGAGCTGCTGGCCTCGCCTGCCTACCACGAGCAGGTAGCCTGGGAAAAAGTCTACTTCTTCTTTGGCGACGAGCGCAACGTGCCCCAGACCTCGCCCGACAGCAACTACCTGCTGGCTAAAAAGGCCCTTTTTGACCCGCTGGCCATCCGGCCGGCCCAGGTATTTGCCGTCGATACCAGCCTGGCCCCGGCCGAGGCTGCCGCGCAGTACGGCGTAGATGTGGAGGAGTTTTTTGGCGAGCAGGAAGCCCGTTTCGACCTGGTGCTGCTGGGCCTGGGCGACAACGCCCACACCGCTTCCCTCTTTCCCAACACGCCCGTGCTGCACGATAAGACTGTGGCTGTGAAAGATGTATGGCTGCCCGTGGAGCAGGTTTTTCGCATCACCTTCACGGCGCCGCTCATCAACCAGGCGCGGGCCGTGGCCTTCCTAGTCTATGGCCAGGGCAAGGCCGAAGCGGTGCACCAGATTCTGGATTTGCCCCGCAATGTGGACCAGTATCCGGCCCAACTCATCGAGCTGGAGGGCAAAGAAGTCGATTGGTTTCTAGACGCCGCAGCAGCTTCGCAGCTGAAAAAATAA
- the zwf gene encoding glucose-6-phosphate dehydrogenase codes for MNAALKSQPTVFVIFGGTGDLNARKLAPAIYNLYLEGWLPDHFALVGTGRTKLTDEEFQGRMLKDINEFSRTGKVADDKWTGFGPHVRYQAADVQNAETYKDFGNLIKELEKEWQAPANVIYYLAVAPNFFPIIAENLAKAGLTEDADRTRIVIEKPFGHDLESAKELNALLGRIFQEKQIYRIDHYLGKETVQNIMAFRFANAIMEPLWNREHIEHVQISVTENLGVGERTGYYDGSGALRDMIQNHLLQLLCIVAMEPPVRFTAEEVRDRKVDVLRAMRRFTPETVREQAVRGQYGAGWLEGQQVPGYREEPGANPQSNTETFAAVKFFVDNWRWQGVPFYLRTGKRLHRSASVITIQFKDVPHFIFSPETAETMRQNRLIISIQPEMSIRLQVQAKRPGVDMMLNTVDMVFDYKGTYNNQAPEAYETLLLDVMLGDQTLFMRGDQVEEAWDLVMPILTSWQNRISQNFPNYSADSWGPEDAEALVAKDGFHWFTLPLNGKK; via the coding sequence ATGAACGCCGCCCTTAAATCGCAGCCGACCGTATTCGTCATTTTTGGCGGCACCGGCGACCTAAACGCCCGCAAGCTGGCCCCGGCCATCTACAACCTCTACCTCGAAGGCTGGCTACCCGACCATTTTGCCCTCGTGGGCACGGGCCGCACCAAGCTCACCGACGAGGAATTTCAGGGCCGGATGCTTAAGGATATCAACGAGTTTTCGCGCACCGGCAAAGTCGCCGACGACAAGTGGACGGGCTTTGGCCCGCACGTGCGCTACCAGGCCGCTGATGTGCAAAACGCGGAAACCTATAAGGACTTCGGCAACCTCATCAAAGAGCTAGAAAAGGAGTGGCAGGCGCCCGCCAACGTCATTTATTACCTGGCGGTGGCGCCCAATTTCTTCCCCATCATCGCCGAAAACCTAGCCAAGGCCGGCCTCACCGAAGATGCCGACCGCACGCGCATCGTGATTGAAAAGCCGTTTGGCCACGACTTGGAATCGGCTAAGGAGTTGAACGCGCTGCTGGGCCGCATTTTTCAGGAAAAGCAGATTTACCGCATCGACCACTACCTGGGCAAGGAAACAGTCCAGAACATCATGGCTTTTCGCTTTGCAAACGCCATTATGGAGCCGCTCTGGAACCGCGAGCACATCGAGCACGTGCAGATTTCGGTGACTGAAAACCTGGGCGTGGGCGAGCGCACCGGCTACTACGACGGCTCGGGCGCGCTGCGCGACATGATTCAGAACCACCTGTTGCAGCTGCTGTGCATCGTGGCGATGGAGCCGCCGGTGCGCTTCACGGCCGAGGAAGTGCGCGACCGCAAGGTGGACGTGCTGCGCGCCATGCGCCGCTTTACGCCCGAGACCGTGCGCGAGCAGGCCGTGCGCGGGCAGTACGGCGCCGGCTGGCTAGAGGGCCAGCAGGTGCCCGGCTACCGTGAGGAGCCCGGCGCCAACCCGCAGTCGAACACCGAAACCTTCGCGGCGGTGAAGTTTTTTGTGGATAACTGGCGCTGGCAGGGCGTGCCGTTTTACCTGCGCACCGGCAAGCGCCTGCACCGCTCGGCGTCGGTCATCACGATTCAGTTTAAGGACGTACCGCACTTCATCTTTTCGCCCGAAACGGCCGAAACAATGCGCCAGAATCGGCTCATTATCAGCATTCAGCCCGAGATGAGCATCCGGCTGCAAGTGCAGGCCAAGCGCCCCGGCGTGGACATGATGCTGAACACCGTGGACATGGTATTCGACTACAAAGGCACCTATAATAACCAGGCGCCCGAAGCCTACGAAACACTGCTGCTCGACGTGATGCTCGGCGACCAGACACTATTCATGCGCGGCGACCAGGTGGAGGAAGCCTGGGACCTGGTGATGCCCATCCTGACCTCGTGGCAGAACCGCATCAGCCAGAATTTCCCCAACTATTCGGCCGACTCGTGGGGCCCCGAAGATGCGGAGGCCCTCGTGGCCAAGGATGGCTTCCACTGGTTTACTTTACCGCTCAATGGAAAGAAGTAG